Proteins from a genomic interval of Procambarus clarkii isolate CNS0578487 chromosome 45, FALCON_Pclarkii_2.0, whole genome shotgun sequence:
- the LOC138350426 gene encoding uncharacterized protein yields MYHQQPYTLVYEAAPWSMYHQQPYKRVYERAPWSMYHQQPYKRVYERAPWSMYHQQPYKRVYERAPWSMYHQQPYKRVYERAPWSMYHQQPYKRVYERAPWSMYHQQPYKRVYERAPWSMYHQQPYKRVYERAPWSMYHQQPYTLVYEAAPWSMYHQQPYKRVYERAPWSMYHQQPYKRVYETAPWSMYHQQPYKRVYERAPWSMYHQLVIHGDTTIQAGV; encoded by the coding sequence ATGTATCACCAGCAACCATACACGCTGGTGTATGAGGCAGCGCCGTGGTCCATGTATCACCAGCAACCATACAAGCGGGTGTATGAGAGAGCACCGTGGTCCATGTATCACCAGCAACCATACAAGCGGGTGTATGAGAGAGCACCGTGGTCCATGTATCACCAGCAACCATACAAGCGGGTGTATGAGAGAGCACCGTGGTCCATGTATCACCAGCAACCATACAAGCGGGTGTATGAGAGAGCACCGTGGTCCATGTATCACCAGCAACCATACAAGCGGGTGTATGAGAGAGCACCGTGGTCCATGTATCACCAGCAACCATACAAGCGGGTGTATGAGAGAGCACCGTGGTCCATGTATCACCAGCAACCATACAAGCGGGTGTATGAGAGAGCACCGTGGTCCATGTATCACCAGCAACCATACACACTGGTGTATGAGGCAGCGCCGTGGTCCATGTATCACCAGCAACCATACAAGCGGGTGTATGAGAGAGCACCGTGGTCCATGTATCACCAGCAACCATACAAGCGGGTGTATGAGACAGCGCCGTGGTCCATGTATCACCAGCAACCATACAAGCGGGTGTATGAGAGAGCGCCGTGGTCCATGTATCACCAACTGGTGATACATGGTGATACAACAATACAAGCTGGTGTATGA